One stretch of Brettanomyces nanus chromosome 4, complete sequence DNA includes these proteins:
- a CDS encoding uncharacterized protein (EggNog:ENOG41): MTTIFNPDNWHWIDRDCLPWAKQYLEDNLSKVVLRKDGYNIAVTKVGPITGDCDITQRKGKVRCLIELMVDFSIKLQKGDGEDSSYVIGLPEFEHDQLDSDYNFEIRDGNPEYKPFIRKEFLPIVLDIFKGFQQELLEEHKNSLRHNAD; the protein is encoded by the coding sequence ATGACAACCATATTTAATCCTGATAATTGGCACTGGATCGATAGGGACTGTCTTCCTTGGGCGAAACAGTATCTAGAGGATAACCTCTCGAAAGTGGTCCTGCGCAAAGACGGTTATAACATTGCCGTCACAAAAGTCGGACCCATTACAGGTGATTGTGATATTACACAAAGAAAGGGTAAAGTGAGATGTCTTATCGAACTAATGGTGGATTTCTCTATAAAATTACAAAAAGGGGACGGTGAAGACTCTTCGTATGTGATAGGCCTTCCTGAGTTCGAGCATGACCAACTAGACAGCGATTACAATTTTGAGATTAGGGATGGAAATCCCGAGTATAAGCCATTCATTAGGAAGgaatttcttccaattgtTTTGGATATCTTCAAAGGGTTTCAGCAAGAACTTTTGGAAGAGCACAAGAATAGTTTACGCCACAATGCAGATTGA
- the GND1 gene encoding phosphogluconate dehydrogenase (decarboxylating) gnd1 (BUSCO:EOG09341LOY), with product MDSADIAMIGLAVMGQNLVLNMADHGFTVAVFNRHTDVVDEFLAGPAKGKSVIGTHSLEEMIASLKRPRKVMLLIKAGSAVDSVIEQLLPLLEKGDIIIDGGNSHYPDTTRRYEYLKSKDILFVGSGVSGGEEGARYGPSLMPGGSIEAWPAIKPIFQAVAAKADGEPCCDWVGPAGAGHYVKMVHNGIEYGDMQLICESYDLMKRLAGMPDKEISEVMARWNKGVLDSFLIEITRNILAFNDEDGIPMVEKIMDRAGQKGTGKWTAIDALDKGMPVTLIGEAVFSRCLSALKSERVRASKILSGPTVEKISESEKKQFIDDLEQALYASKIISYAQGFMLIREAAKEFKWDLNFPSIALMWRGGCIIRSVFLGEITKAYREHKDLENLLFHPFFESAVMKAQPGWRKTVAKAVLNGIPTPAYSTALAFYDGYRSERVPANLLQAQRDYFGAHTFQILPEYEDDKKKAGKNIHINWSGKGGNISAQNYDA from the coding sequence ATGGATAGTGCTGATATTGCAATGATAGGCCTTGCCGTGATGGGCCAGAACTTGGTTCTAAATATGGCCGATCACGGTTTCACGGTTGCCGTTTTCAATAGACATActgatgttgttgatgagTTCCTTGCAGGTCCTGCCAAGGGTAAGAGCGTTATTGGTACCCactctttggaagagatgattgcctctttgaaaagaccTAGAAAGGTCATGCTGCTAATTAAAGCTGGAAGTGCCGTTGACAGTGTTATTGAACAGTTGCTTCCTCTCTTAGAGAAGGGTGATATTATCATTGATGGAGGCAACTCCCACTACCCAGATACTACCAGGAGATACGAGTATTTGAAGTCTAAGGATATTTTGTTTGTTGGTTCCGGTGTTTCCGgtggtgaagaaggtgCCAGATATGGTCCTTCGTTGATGCCTGGTGGTTCAATTGAAGCATGGCCTGCTATTAAGCCCATCTTTCAAGCTGTTGCCGCTAAAGCAGACGGAGAGCCATGTTGTGATTGGGTTGGACCTGCCGGTGCCGGCCATTACGTCAAAATGGTGCACAATGGTATTGAATATGGTGATATGCAGTTAATCTGTGAATCTTATGacttgatgaagagattggcAGGTATGCCTGATAAGGAGATTTCTGAAGTTATGGCCCGATGGAACAAGGGTGTTcttgattctttcttgatcGAGATTACCAGAAATATTTTGGCTTTTAACGACGAGGACGGCATTCCAATGGTTGAGAAGATCATGGATAGAGCTGGACAGAAAGGAACGGGTAAATGGACTGCCATCGATGCCTTGGACAAGGGTATGCCAGTCACTTTAATTGGAGAGGCCGTGTTCTCTAGATGCTTATCTGCGTTGAAAAGCGAGAGAGTTAGAGCCTCCAAGATATTGTCTGGTCCGACTGTCGAGAAGATTTCGGAAtcggagaagaagcagttcATCGACGACTTGGAGCAGGCCTTGTATGCCTCTAAGATCATTTCTTACGCGCAGGGTTTCATGCTAATTAGAGAGGCTGCCAAGGAGTTCAAATGGGACTTGAACTTCCCATCGATCGCTTTGATGTGGCGAGGAGGATGCATCATTCGGTCTGTATTTTTGGGAGAGATTACCAAGGCTTACAGAGAGCACAAGGATCTCGAGAACTTACTTTTCCATCCATTCTTTGAATCTGCTGTTATGAAAGCCCAACCTGGTTGGAGAAAGACTGTTGCAAAAGCCGTTCTCAACGGTATTCCAACACCTGCCTACTCTACTGCTTTGGCCTTTTACGACGGTTATAGATCTGAGAGAGTTCCTGCCAACTTATTGCAGGCCCAGAGAGATTACTTTGGCGCTCACACTTTTCAAATCTTGCCTGAATATGAGGacgataagaagaaggctgGAAAGAATATTCACATTAACTGGAGCGGTAAAGGTGGAAACATTTCTGCCCAAAACTACGATGCTTAG